The following are encoded together in the Myxocyprinus asiaticus isolate MX2 ecotype Aquarium Trade chromosome 7, UBuf_Myxa_2, whole genome shotgun sequence genome:
- the cnpy3 gene encoding protein canopy homolog 3, whose amino-acid sequence MNVFIFIVLFFVSAAAANKIGDDQWVHLPNKCEVCKFVSIEMKSAFEETGKTKELIETNYRFLDDKGAPPIKYVKSDIRFIEVMENVCSRIMQYNLHKERDGSNRFAKGISETFSTLHNLVNKGVKVVMDIPYELWNETSAEVADLKKQCDVMVEQYEEVIEAWYKGSQEEDLTTYLCEKHVLKGQDTACLNEAWSAKKGDTAAIAEDKKKKKGKKKKSKNGEDSQKKEKKVKKKKKSKIPETETSMRKTEEAVYTSDEEQIQKKVPLKQDKTEL is encoded by the exons ATGAACGTTTTTATCTTCATTGTGTTGTTTTTCGTAAGTGCTGCAGCTGCTAACAAAATCGGGGACGATCAATGGGTGCATCTGCCAAATAAATGTGAAG TATGCAAATTTGTGAGTATTGAGATGAAGTCTGCATTTGAGGAGACTGGTAAAACGAAAGAGTTGATAGAAACCAACTACCGCTTCCTGGATGATAAAGGTGCACCGCCAATCAAATATGTCAAATC tgaTATCCGTTTCATAGAGGTCATGGAGAATGTTTGCTCAAGGATTATGCAGTACAATCTACACAAAGAAAGGGATGGCAGCAATCGATTTGCAAAG GGCATCTCTGAGACATTTTCGACGTTACATAACCTGGTCAATAAAGGAGTGAAGGTGGTAATGGACATTCCTTATGAACTGTGGAATGAGACCAGTGCAGAAGTGGCTGACCTCAAGAAACAG TGTGACGTGATGGTGGAGCAGTATGAAGAAGTGATTGAAGCCTGGTATAAAGGCAGCCAAGAGGAAGATCTCACCACTTACCTGTGTGAGAAACATGTGCTAAAAGGACAAGACACAG CCTGTCTAAATGAGGCATGGTCCGCAAAGAAGGGAGACACGGCGGCCATCGCAGAggacaagaaaaaaaagaagggcaAAAAGAAGAAGAGTAAGAATGGTGAGGACAGTcagaaaaaagagaagaaagtgaagaagaagaaaaagtccAAGATTCCTGAGACTGAGACCAGCATGCGGAAAACTGAAGAAGCTGTATACACCTCAGACGAGGAGCAGATTCAGAAGAAAGTTCCTCTTAAACAGGATAAAACTGAACTCTGA